The Clupea harengus chromosome 6, Ch_v2.0.2, whole genome shotgun sequence genome contains a region encoding:
- the mical2a gene encoding F-actin-monooxygenase MICAL2 isoform X2, producing MADTEDEQGRTGKLFENFVQASTCKGTLQAFNIMCRQLELDPLDHETFYSSLKTRMTSWKAKALWTKLDKRANHKEYKKGTACAGTKCLIIGGGPCGLRTAIELAFLGAKVVVIEKRDAFSRNNVLHLWPYTIHDLRGLGAKKFCGKFCAGAIDHISIRQLQLMLLKVALLVAVEFHVNTEFVKLLEPPEDQENEGPGWRAELRPADHPVADFDFDVVVGADGRRNTLEGFRRKEFRGKLAIAITANFINRNTTAEAKVEEISGVAFIFNQKFFLDLKDETGIDLENIVYYRDNTHYFVMTAKKHSLLDKGVIINDYIDTEMLLSSGNVNQEALLGYAREAADYATHYQLPTLDFAMNHLGQPDVAMFDFTCMYASENAALVRERFGHQLLVALVGDSLLEPFWPMGTGCARGFLAAFDTAWMVKSWAQGRAPIEVLAERESLYRILPQTTTENITKNFDQYTVDPGTRYPNLNSNCVRPHQVRHLYINGELKNCSLERAATVRRPVNLSRRESEVRPGRLQTWCQKQTDGYQGVSVCDLTSSWASGLALCALIHRFRPNLLEYDSLNEEDYAQNLQLAFDVAEREFGIKPFTTGKEMAAGQEPDKVTMITYLSKFYELFRGTPLPPSDSRREGDANNDDCPSKPTRPVYKSFSFTQPRKRIPKDDKKLEENDPTYKRRRKICSYLEEATNFSSQSSSGRDGQELKENKVKSMATQLLAKFEESAPSCSLRRQSGLGTVRPPRPPSLDMTESPLFTRPKERRPPPPPPPPPPTRRQFQSAAAVRHKEEQPPLPLPQASPLFTRRRPKQVVHSYEQSRPNCADTAASAAGAADSADGADCPGHPHSPRSAILVMRGMLQRLQRVEDEITQRKTQTQNAREFHKKSIKEKAVHLSSLFTGSETSAAQKPQDLDMQLCRNTAERQALNDMRMCSGNTSHFTLNKQIETPQSKQDPAGPKQRTVGKVSLVVRARAETIASLYEHDHKPKANSPPTSPGSFRRELGGSESCHSCNRRVYVVERLSAEGLFFHRECFRCDTCCTPLRQGGHAFDSETGKLYCKLHFAKRTSGAKREKAFGLHMENDSTGLQDDSGTQNSSGGSSFCPRPSPGTLGSLLRKSLSWPVHVTRSVCAVPRRLSRWMRSAAQATRLHLTAHAEDYGFLFELLSLGLPLLGFQLEVLLHMYSELELGPGTISPQPLLQWAEQHLGLRLI from the exons ATGGCCGACACCGAGGACGAGCAGGGCAGGACGGGGAAGCTCTTTGAGAACTTTGTCCAGGCCTCCACCTGCAAGGGCACACTGCAGGCCTTCAACATCATGTGCAGGCAGCTGGAGCTGGACCCCCTGGACCATGAGACCTTCTACAGCAGCCTTAAGACCAGGATGACCTCCTGGAAGGCCAAGGCCCTGTGGACTAAGCTGGACAAGAGAGCCAACCACAAGGAGTACAAGAAGGGGACAGCTTGTGCAGGCACAAAA TGCCTGATCATCGGTGGAGGCCCGTGTGGCCTGCGGACTGCCATCGAGCTGGCTTTCCTCGGGGCCAAGGTGGTGGTGATCGAGAAGAGGGACGCGTTCTCCCGCAACAATGTGCTGCACCTCTGGCCCTACACCATCCATGACCTTAGGGGCCTGGGAGCTAAGAAGTTCTGTGGCAAGTTCTGCGCTGGAGCCATAGACCACATCA gtATTCGGCAGCTTCAGCTCATGCTTTTGAAAGTCGCCCTCCTCGTGGCTGTTGAGTTCCACGTCAACACGGAGTTCGTCAAGCTGCTGGAGCCTCCAGAAGACCAAGAGAATGAAG gACCTGGTTGGAGGGCAGAACTCCGTCCTGCTGATCACCCAGTGGCTGACTTCGACTTTGACGTGGTGGTGGGGGCGGACGGGCGACGGAACACTCTGGAAG ggTTCAGGAGGAAGGAGTTTCGTGGAAAACTAGCCATCGCCATCACAGCCAATTTCATCAACAGGAACACCACAGCAGAGGCCAAAGTGGAGGAGATCAGCGGCGTGGCCTTCATCTTCAACCAAAAATTCTTTCTGGACCTCAAAGACGAGACAG GGATCGATCTGGAGAACATAGTGTACTACAGGGACAATACTCACTACTTTGTCATGACAGCTAAGAAACATAGTTTACTGGACAAGGGAGTCATCATTAAC GACTACATTGACACTGAGATGCTGCTGAGCAGTGGGAACGTGAACCAGGAGGCTCTGCTAGGCTATGCCCGGGAGGCAGCGGACTACGCCACCCACTACCAGCTGCCCACCCTGGACTTCGCCATGAACCACCTGGGCCAGCCGGACGTGGCCATGTTCGACTTTACCTGCATGTATGCCTCCGAGAACGCTGCTCTTGTCAGGGAGCGGTTCGGCCACCAGCTGCTGGTCGCATTGGTGGGAGACAGTTTACTAGAG CCGTTCTGGCCCATGGGCACAGGGTGTGCTCGAGGTTTCCTGGCAGCCTTTGACACAGCCTGGATGGTGAAGAGCTGGGCACAGGGCAGAGCTCCAATAGAGGTGCTGGCAGAGAG GGAAAGTCTATATAGAATACTACCTCAGACCACAACTGAGAACATCACCAAAAACTTTGATCAGTATACAGTTGACCCAGGGACACGTTACCCCAATCTCAACTCTAACTGCGTCAGACCTCACCAG GTGCGACATCTCTACATCAATGGAGAGCTGAAGAACTGTTCTTTAGAGCGCGCTGCAACTGTACGTCGCCCCGTCAACCTGTCTAGACGAG AGTCCGAGGTGAGGCCAGGCCGGCTACAGACGTGGTGCCAGAAGCAGACGGACGGCTACCAGGGCGTGAGCGTGTGCGACCTCACTTCCTCCTGGGCCAGCGGCCTGGCCCTGTGCGCCCTCATCCACCGCTTCAGACCCAACCTCCT AGAATATGATTCGCTGAACGAGGAAGACTATGCTCAGAACCTCCAGCTGGCCTTTGACGTCGCTGAACGCGAGTTCGGCATCAAGCCATTCACCACCGGCAAGGAGATGGCAGCTGGTCAGGAGCCGGACAAAGTCACCATGATTACCTACCTGTCCAAGTTTTACGAGCTCTTCAGGGGAACGCCTCTTCCACCCTCAG AttcaaggagagagggggatgctaACAACGATGACTGCCCTTCCAAACCAACCAGGCCTGTTTACAAATCATTCAGCTTTACGCAGCCAAGAAAGCGGATACCAAAG GATGATAAGAAGTTGGAGGAAAATGACCCGACCTACAAACGAAGACGGAAGATATGCAGCTATTTAGAAGAG GCCACAAATTTCTCAAGTCAAAGTTCGTCCGGGAGGGACGGgcaggagctgaaggagaacaAGGTGAAGTCCATGGCTACCCAGCTTCTGGCCAAGTTTGAGGAGAGTGCCCCTAGCTGCTCCCTGCGAAGACAG TCTGGGTTGGGCACGGTGAGGCCACCCCGGCCTCCCTCCCTCGACATGACTGAGAGCCCCCTGTTTACCAGACCCAAGGAGCgacgccctcctcctcctccacctcctcctcctccgaccaGGAGACAG tttCAGTCTGCAGCTGCAGTCAGACACAAAGAGGAACAACCCCCTCTGCCCTTACCCCAGGCCAGCCCCCTCTTCACTCGCAGGCGCCCCAAGCAGGTCGTTCACTCGTATGAGCAGTCGCGGCCCAACTGCGCAGACACTGCTGCTTCGGCCGCAGGCGCTGCGGACTCTGCAGACGGGGCAGACTGCCCCGGCCACCCTCACTCCCCTCGCTCCGCAATATTAGTCATGAGAGGGATGCTTCAGCGCTTGCAGAGGGTGGAAGATGAGATCACCCAG AGAAAAACCCAGACGCAGAATGCTAGAGAGTTTCACAAAAAGAGCATAAAGGAGAAAGCCGTCCACTTGAGCTCTCTGTTTACCGGGTCCGAGACCTCTGCGGCTCAG AAGCCACAAGATTTAGATATGCAGCTTTGTAGAAACACAGCTGAAAGACAAGCACTGAATGACATGCGGATG TGTAGCGGCAACACGTCCCATTTTACGCTCAACAAGCAAATAGAAACGCCTCAGTCAAAGCAGGACCCTGCTGGGCCCAAACAG CGCACGGTGGGgaaggtgtctctggttgtgagAGCCAGGGCTGAGACGATAGCCTCTCTCTATGAGCACGATCACAAGCCCAAGGCCAACAGCCCGCCAACCTCTCCG GGCTCCTTCCGTAGGGAATTAGGTGGCAGTGAGTCATGTCACTCCTGTAACAGACGGGTCTATGTTGTGGAGCGGCTCAGTGCGGAGGGCCTGTTCTTCCACAGAGAGTGCTTCCGCTGTGACACGTGCTGTACTCCGTTACGCCAGGGCGGACATGCGTTTGACTCTGAAACAG GCAAGCTGTACTGCAAACTGCATTTTGCAAAACGCACATCTGGTGCAAAGCGAGAGAAGGCTTTCGGTCTGCATATG gAAAACGACAGCACAGGACTCCAGGACGACTCCGGGACGCAGAACTCCAGCGGAGGCAGCTCCTTCTGCCCACGGCCGTCTCCAGGTACCCTGGGCTCGCTGCTCAGGAAGAGCCTGAGCTGGCCCGTGCACGTGACCCGGTCTGTGTGTGCCGTGCCCCGCCGCCTGTCGCGCTGGATGCGTAGCGCCGCTCAGGCCACGCGCCTCCACCTCACGGCCCACGCCGAGGACTATGGCTTCCTGTTCGAGCTGCTGAGCCTGGGCCTGCCCCTGCTGGGCTTCCAGCTGGAGGTGCTGCTCCACATGTACTCCGAGCTCGAGCTCGGGCCAGGGACCATCTCCCCGCAGCCCCTGCTGCAGTGGGCTGAGCAGCACCTAGGCCTCAGGCTCATTTAG
- the mical2a gene encoding F-actin-monooxygenase MICAL2 isoform X5: MADTEDEQGRTGKLFENFVQASTCKGTLQAFNIMCRQLELDPLDHETFYSSLKTRMTSWKAKALWTKLDKRANHKEYKKGTACAGTKCLIIGGGPCGLRTAIELAFLGAKVVVIEKRDAFSRNNVLHLWPYTIHDLRGLGAKKFCGKFCAGAIDHISIRQLQLMLLKVALLVAVEFHVNTEFVKLLEPPEDQENEGPGWRAELRPADHPVADFDFDVVVGADGRRNTLEGFRRKEFRGKLAIAITANFINRNTTAEAKVEEISGVAFIFNQKFFLDLKDETGIDLENIVYYRDNTHYFVMTAKKHSLLDKGVIINDYIDTEMLLSSGNVNQEALLGYAREAADYATHYQLPTLDFAMNHLGQPDVAMFDFTCMYASENAALVRERFGHQLLVALVGDSLLEPFWPMGTGCARGFLAAFDTAWMVKSWAQGRAPIEVLAERESLYRILPQTTTENITKNFDQYTVDPGTRYPNLNSNCVRPHQVRHLYINGELKNCSLERAATVRRPVNLSRRESEVRPGRLQTWCQKQTDGYQGVSVCDLTSSWASGLALCALIHRFRPNLLEYDSLNEEDYAQNLQLAFDVAEREFGIKPFTTGKEMAAGQEPDKVTMITYLSKFYELFRGTPLPPSDSRREGDANNDDCPSKPTRPVYKSFSFTQPRKRIPKDDKKLEENDPTYKRRRKICSYLEEATNFSSQSSSGRDGQELKENKVKSMATQLLAKFEESAPSCSLRRQSGLGTVRPPRPPSLDMTESPLFTRPKERRPPPPPPPPPPTRRQFQSAAAVRHKEEQPPLPLPQASPLFTRRRPKQVVHSYEQSRPNCADTAASAAGAADSADGADCPGHPHSPRSAILVMRGMLQRLQRVEDEITQRKTQTQNAREFHKKSIKEKAVHLSSLFTGSETSAAQGSFRRELGGSESCHSCNRRVYVVERLSAEGLFFHRECFRCDTCCTPLRQGGHAFDSETGKLYCKLHFAKRTSGAKREKAFGLHMENDSTGLQDDSGTQNSSGGSSFCPRPSPGTLGSLLRKSLSWPVHVTRSVCAVPRRLSRWMRSAAQATRLHLTAHAEDYGFLFELLSLGLPLLGFQLEVLLHMYSELELGPGTISPQPLLQWAEQHLGLRLI; the protein is encoded by the exons ATGGCCGACACCGAGGACGAGCAGGGCAGGACGGGGAAGCTCTTTGAGAACTTTGTCCAGGCCTCCACCTGCAAGGGCACACTGCAGGCCTTCAACATCATGTGCAGGCAGCTGGAGCTGGACCCCCTGGACCATGAGACCTTCTACAGCAGCCTTAAGACCAGGATGACCTCCTGGAAGGCCAAGGCCCTGTGGACTAAGCTGGACAAGAGAGCCAACCACAAGGAGTACAAGAAGGGGACAGCTTGTGCAGGCACAAAA TGCCTGATCATCGGTGGAGGCCCGTGTGGCCTGCGGACTGCCATCGAGCTGGCTTTCCTCGGGGCCAAGGTGGTGGTGATCGAGAAGAGGGACGCGTTCTCCCGCAACAATGTGCTGCACCTCTGGCCCTACACCATCCATGACCTTAGGGGCCTGGGAGCTAAGAAGTTCTGTGGCAAGTTCTGCGCTGGAGCCATAGACCACATCA gtATTCGGCAGCTTCAGCTCATGCTTTTGAAAGTCGCCCTCCTCGTGGCTGTTGAGTTCCACGTCAACACGGAGTTCGTCAAGCTGCTGGAGCCTCCAGAAGACCAAGAGAATGAAG gACCTGGTTGGAGGGCAGAACTCCGTCCTGCTGATCACCCAGTGGCTGACTTCGACTTTGACGTGGTGGTGGGGGCGGACGGGCGACGGAACACTCTGGAAG ggTTCAGGAGGAAGGAGTTTCGTGGAAAACTAGCCATCGCCATCACAGCCAATTTCATCAACAGGAACACCACAGCAGAGGCCAAAGTGGAGGAGATCAGCGGCGTGGCCTTCATCTTCAACCAAAAATTCTTTCTGGACCTCAAAGACGAGACAG GGATCGATCTGGAGAACATAGTGTACTACAGGGACAATACTCACTACTTTGTCATGACAGCTAAGAAACATAGTTTACTGGACAAGGGAGTCATCATTAAC GACTACATTGACACTGAGATGCTGCTGAGCAGTGGGAACGTGAACCAGGAGGCTCTGCTAGGCTATGCCCGGGAGGCAGCGGACTACGCCACCCACTACCAGCTGCCCACCCTGGACTTCGCCATGAACCACCTGGGCCAGCCGGACGTGGCCATGTTCGACTTTACCTGCATGTATGCCTCCGAGAACGCTGCTCTTGTCAGGGAGCGGTTCGGCCACCAGCTGCTGGTCGCATTGGTGGGAGACAGTTTACTAGAG CCGTTCTGGCCCATGGGCACAGGGTGTGCTCGAGGTTTCCTGGCAGCCTTTGACACAGCCTGGATGGTGAAGAGCTGGGCACAGGGCAGAGCTCCAATAGAGGTGCTGGCAGAGAG GGAAAGTCTATATAGAATACTACCTCAGACCACAACTGAGAACATCACCAAAAACTTTGATCAGTATACAGTTGACCCAGGGACACGTTACCCCAATCTCAACTCTAACTGCGTCAGACCTCACCAG GTGCGACATCTCTACATCAATGGAGAGCTGAAGAACTGTTCTTTAGAGCGCGCTGCAACTGTACGTCGCCCCGTCAACCTGTCTAGACGAG AGTCCGAGGTGAGGCCAGGCCGGCTACAGACGTGGTGCCAGAAGCAGACGGACGGCTACCAGGGCGTGAGCGTGTGCGACCTCACTTCCTCCTGGGCCAGCGGCCTGGCCCTGTGCGCCCTCATCCACCGCTTCAGACCCAACCTCCT AGAATATGATTCGCTGAACGAGGAAGACTATGCTCAGAACCTCCAGCTGGCCTTTGACGTCGCTGAACGCGAGTTCGGCATCAAGCCATTCACCACCGGCAAGGAGATGGCAGCTGGTCAGGAGCCGGACAAAGTCACCATGATTACCTACCTGTCCAAGTTTTACGAGCTCTTCAGGGGAACGCCTCTTCCACCCTCAG AttcaaggagagagggggatgctaACAACGATGACTGCCCTTCCAAACCAACCAGGCCTGTTTACAAATCATTCAGCTTTACGCAGCCAAGAAAGCGGATACCAAAG GATGATAAGAAGTTGGAGGAAAATGACCCGACCTACAAACGAAGACGGAAGATATGCAGCTATTTAGAAGAG GCCACAAATTTCTCAAGTCAAAGTTCGTCCGGGAGGGACGGgcaggagctgaaggagaacaAGGTGAAGTCCATGGCTACCCAGCTTCTGGCCAAGTTTGAGGAGAGTGCCCCTAGCTGCTCCCTGCGAAGACAG TCTGGGTTGGGCACGGTGAGGCCACCCCGGCCTCCCTCCCTCGACATGACTGAGAGCCCCCTGTTTACCAGACCCAAGGAGCgacgccctcctcctcctccacctcctcctcctccgaccaGGAGACAG tttCAGTCTGCAGCTGCAGTCAGACACAAAGAGGAACAACCCCCTCTGCCCTTACCCCAGGCCAGCCCCCTCTTCACTCGCAGGCGCCCCAAGCAGGTCGTTCACTCGTATGAGCAGTCGCGGCCCAACTGCGCAGACACTGCTGCTTCGGCCGCAGGCGCTGCGGACTCTGCAGACGGGGCAGACTGCCCCGGCCACCCTCACTCCCCTCGCTCCGCAATATTAGTCATGAGAGGGATGCTTCAGCGCTTGCAGAGGGTGGAAGATGAGATCACCCAG AGAAAAACCCAGACGCAGAATGCTAGAGAGTTTCACAAAAAGAGCATAAAGGAGAAAGCCGTCCACTTGAGCTCTCTGTTTACCGGGTCCGAGACCTCTGCGGCTCAG GGCTCCTTCCGTAGGGAATTAGGTGGCAGTGAGTCATGTCACTCCTGTAACAGACGGGTCTATGTTGTGGAGCGGCTCAGTGCGGAGGGCCTGTTCTTCCACAGAGAGTGCTTCCGCTGTGACACGTGCTGTACTCCGTTACGCCAGGGCGGACATGCGTTTGACTCTGAAACAG GCAAGCTGTACTGCAAACTGCATTTTGCAAAACGCACATCTGGTGCAAAGCGAGAGAAGGCTTTCGGTCTGCATATG gAAAACGACAGCACAGGACTCCAGGACGACTCCGGGACGCAGAACTCCAGCGGAGGCAGCTCCTTCTGCCCACGGCCGTCTCCAGGTACCCTGGGCTCGCTGCTCAGGAAGAGCCTGAGCTGGCCCGTGCACGTGACCCGGTCTGTGTGTGCCGTGCCCCGCCGCCTGTCGCGCTGGATGCGTAGCGCCGCTCAGGCCACGCGCCTCCACCTCACGGCCCACGCCGAGGACTATGGCTTCCTGTTCGAGCTGCTGAGCCTGGGCCTGCCCCTGCTGGGCTTCCAGCTGGAGGTGCTGCTCCACATGTACTCCGAGCTCGAGCTCGGGCCAGGGACCATCTCCCCGCAGCCCCTGCTGCAGTGGGCTGAGCAGCACCTAGGCCTCAGGCTCATTTAG
- the mical2a gene encoding F-actin-monooxygenase MICAL2 isoform X6, which yields MADTEDEQGRTGKLFENFVQASTCKGTLQAFNIMCRQLELDPLDHETFYSSLKTRMTSWKAKALWTKLDKRANHKEYKKGTACAGTKCLIIGGGPCGLRTAIELAFLGAKVVVIEKRDAFSRNNVLHLWPYTIHDLRGLGAKKFCGKFCAGAIDHISIRQLQLMLLKVALLVAVEFHVNTEFVKLLEPPEDQENEGPGWRAELRPADHPVADFDFDVVVGADGRRNTLEGFRRKEFRGKLAIAITANFINRNTTAEAKVEEISGVAFIFNQKFFLDLKDETGIDLENIVYYRDNTHYFVMTAKKHSLLDKGVIINDYIDTEMLLSSGNVNQEALLGYAREAADYATHYQLPTLDFAMNHLGQPDVAMFDFTCMYASENAALVRERFGHQLLVALVGDSLLEPFWPMGTGCARGFLAAFDTAWMVKSWAQGRAPIEVLAERESLYRILPQTTTENITKNFDQYTVDPGTRYPNLNSNCVRPHQVRHLYINGELKNCSLERAATVRRPVNLSRRESEVRPGRLQTWCQKQTDGYQGVSVCDLTSSWASGLALCALIHRFRPNLLEYDSLNEEDYAQNLQLAFDVAEREFGIKPFTTGKEMAAGQEPDKVTMITYLSKFYELFRGTPLPPSDSRREGDANNDDCPSKPTRPVYKSFSFTQPRKRIPKDDKKLEENDPTYKRRRKICSYLEEATNFSSQSSSGRDGQELKENKVKSMATQLLAKFEESAPSCSLRRQRTVGKVSLVVRARAETIASLYEHDHKPKANSPPTSPGSFRRELGGSESCHSCNRRVYVVERLSAEGLFFHRECFRCDTCCTPLRQGGHAFDSETGKLYCKLHFAKRTSGAKREKAFGLHMENDSTGLQDDSGTQNSSGGSSFCPRPSPGTLGSLLRKSLSWPVHVTRSVCAVPRRLSRWMRSAAQATRLHLTAHAEDYGFLFELLSLGLPLLGFQLEVLLHMYSELELGPGTISPQPLLQWAEQHLGLRLI from the exons ATGGCCGACACCGAGGACGAGCAGGGCAGGACGGGGAAGCTCTTTGAGAACTTTGTCCAGGCCTCCACCTGCAAGGGCACACTGCAGGCCTTCAACATCATGTGCAGGCAGCTGGAGCTGGACCCCCTGGACCATGAGACCTTCTACAGCAGCCTTAAGACCAGGATGACCTCCTGGAAGGCCAAGGCCCTGTGGACTAAGCTGGACAAGAGAGCCAACCACAAGGAGTACAAGAAGGGGACAGCTTGTGCAGGCACAAAA TGCCTGATCATCGGTGGAGGCCCGTGTGGCCTGCGGACTGCCATCGAGCTGGCTTTCCTCGGGGCCAAGGTGGTGGTGATCGAGAAGAGGGACGCGTTCTCCCGCAACAATGTGCTGCACCTCTGGCCCTACACCATCCATGACCTTAGGGGCCTGGGAGCTAAGAAGTTCTGTGGCAAGTTCTGCGCTGGAGCCATAGACCACATCA gtATTCGGCAGCTTCAGCTCATGCTTTTGAAAGTCGCCCTCCTCGTGGCTGTTGAGTTCCACGTCAACACGGAGTTCGTCAAGCTGCTGGAGCCTCCAGAAGACCAAGAGAATGAAG gACCTGGTTGGAGGGCAGAACTCCGTCCTGCTGATCACCCAGTGGCTGACTTCGACTTTGACGTGGTGGTGGGGGCGGACGGGCGACGGAACACTCTGGAAG ggTTCAGGAGGAAGGAGTTTCGTGGAAAACTAGCCATCGCCATCACAGCCAATTTCATCAACAGGAACACCACAGCAGAGGCCAAAGTGGAGGAGATCAGCGGCGTGGCCTTCATCTTCAACCAAAAATTCTTTCTGGACCTCAAAGACGAGACAG GGATCGATCTGGAGAACATAGTGTACTACAGGGACAATACTCACTACTTTGTCATGACAGCTAAGAAACATAGTTTACTGGACAAGGGAGTCATCATTAAC GACTACATTGACACTGAGATGCTGCTGAGCAGTGGGAACGTGAACCAGGAGGCTCTGCTAGGCTATGCCCGGGAGGCAGCGGACTACGCCACCCACTACCAGCTGCCCACCCTGGACTTCGCCATGAACCACCTGGGCCAGCCGGACGTGGCCATGTTCGACTTTACCTGCATGTATGCCTCCGAGAACGCTGCTCTTGTCAGGGAGCGGTTCGGCCACCAGCTGCTGGTCGCATTGGTGGGAGACAGTTTACTAGAG CCGTTCTGGCCCATGGGCACAGGGTGTGCTCGAGGTTTCCTGGCAGCCTTTGACACAGCCTGGATGGTGAAGAGCTGGGCACAGGGCAGAGCTCCAATAGAGGTGCTGGCAGAGAG GGAAAGTCTATATAGAATACTACCTCAGACCACAACTGAGAACATCACCAAAAACTTTGATCAGTATACAGTTGACCCAGGGACACGTTACCCCAATCTCAACTCTAACTGCGTCAGACCTCACCAG GTGCGACATCTCTACATCAATGGAGAGCTGAAGAACTGTTCTTTAGAGCGCGCTGCAACTGTACGTCGCCCCGTCAACCTGTCTAGACGAG AGTCCGAGGTGAGGCCAGGCCGGCTACAGACGTGGTGCCAGAAGCAGACGGACGGCTACCAGGGCGTGAGCGTGTGCGACCTCACTTCCTCCTGGGCCAGCGGCCTGGCCCTGTGCGCCCTCATCCACCGCTTCAGACCCAACCTCCT AGAATATGATTCGCTGAACGAGGAAGACTATGCTCAGAACCTCCAGCTGGCCTTTGACGTCGCTGAACGCGAGTTCGGCATCAAGCCATTCACCACCGGCAAGGAGATGGCAGCTGGTCAGGAGCCGGACAAAGTCACCATGATTACCTACCTGTCCAAGTTTTACGAGCTCTTCAGGGGAACGCCTCTTCCACCCTCAG AttcaaggagagagggggatgctaACAACGATGACTGCCCTTCCAAACCAACCAGGCCTGTTTACAAATCATTCAGCTTTACGCAGCCAAGAAAGCGGATACCAAAG GATGATAAGAAGTTGGAGGAAAATGACCCGACCTACAAACGAAGACGGAAGATATGCAGCTATTTAGAAGAG GCCACAAATTTCTCAAGTCAAAGTTCGTCCGGGAGGGACGGgcaggagctgaaggagaacaAGGTGAAGTCCATGGCTACCCAGCTTCTGGCCAAGTTTGAGGAGAGTGCCCCTAGCTGCTCCCTGCGAAGACAG CGCACGGTGGGgaaggtgtctctggttgtgagAGCCAGGGCTGAGACGATAGCCTCTCTCTATGAGCACGATCACAAGCCCAAGGCCAACAGCCCGCCAACCTCTCCG GGCTCCTTCCGTAGGGAATTAGGTGGCAGTGAGTCATGTCACTCCTGTAACAGACGGGTCTATGTTGTGGAGCGGCTCAGTGCGGAGGGCCTGTTCTTCCACAGAGAGTGCTTCCGCTGTGACACGTGCTGTACTCCGTTACGCCAGGGCGGACATGCGTTTGACTCTGAAACAG GCAAGCTGTACTGCAAACTGCATTTTGCAAAACGCACATCTGGTGCAAAGCGAGAGAAGGCTTTCGGTCTGCATATG gAAAACGACAGCACAGGACTCCAGGACGACTCCGGGACGCAGAACTCCAGCGGAGGCAGCTCCTTCTGCCCACGGCCGTCTCCAGGTACCCTGGGCTCGCTGCTCAGGAAGAGCCTGAGCTGGCCCGTGCACGTGACCCGGTCTGTGTGTGCCGTGCCCCGCCGCCTGTCGCGCTGGATGCGTAGCGCCGCTCAGGCCACGCGCCTCCACCTCACGGCCCACGCCGAGGACTATGGCTTCCTGTTCGAGCTGCTGAGCCTGGGCCTGCCCCTGCTGGGCTTCCAGCTGGAGGTGCTGCTCCACATGTACTCCGAGCTCGAGCTCGGGCCAGGGACCATCTCCCCGCAGCCCCTGCTGCAGTGGGCTGAGCAGCACCTAGGCCTCAGGCTCATTTAG